The window CCTGATGTGCTTCGTCACGACGGTGAAGTCGGGCTCGGATGTGGCGTGCGCGCCGGTGTATTCACATCTGCTCTACGACATCGTGCCCGGTGAGAAGCAGATCATCGAACATCCCGACATCCTGATCCTCGAAGGACTCAACGTGCTGCAGACGGGTCCGGCGCTGATGGTGTCGGACCTGTTCGACTTCTCCGTCTACGTCGACGCCCGCATCGAGGACATCGAGAACTGGTACATCTCACGGTTTCTGAAGATGCGCGAGGGCGCGTTCGCCGATCCTGCTTCGCACTTCCACCACTACTCGACGCTGACCGACGAGCAGGCGGTGTTCGCCGCCCGCGACATCTGGCATTCGATCAACCGGCCCAACCTGATCGAGAACATCCTGCCGACACGGCCGCGGGCGACGCTGGTGCTGCGCAAGGACTCCGATCACTCGATCAACCGGCTACGCCTGCGCAAGCTCTAGCGGAGCCGCCGCAGGCCCACGTACTGCACGGCGCCGATCACCGCGGTGTACAACCCGCCGCCGAGCAGCACGCCGATGCCCCACCCGGTCAGCGGCCAGACGCCGGCCACCTCCGCGCCGACGAAGCCGATGGTGAACAGTGCGTTCATCGCGATGGTCGCGAGCGCGCCCGGCCGGACGTCGTCCAGCCCGGCGAGCCAGTAGACGACCACGCCGTAGGCCAGGAAGAAGACCCCGAGCGCGTATTCGACGGCGACCGGGATACCCGTCAGCGACGACAGCCATCCGGCGGCCGCGACGAAGGGGATGCCGGTGATGCCGACGAGCACCGCGTCGAGGCGCATCGCGAAGCGCAGCAGTCCGCTCCTGGTGTCGGCGCCGGGAACAGTGGTCGTGGTCATGAGTATTCCTTTCGGTGGTGAGGTCAGGTCCCGGTACCGGAGTCGACGCCAGACCTCCGCACGGTTGGATTGCTCCTCGCGTCCGCAGCGCCGACTCCGGACCGGTCGCCCCGGGATCAGTGCCCGAGGACTGCCTCCAGCGTCGGCCGTACCCACTGCCAGGTCTGCACCCGACGCTGCCAGCTACTGCCAAGCGCAGGTCAGCGCGTCGGGACGAGGTCGCTTCGCAGGTCGGTGGCGATGACGCGGGCTGCCGCGTTCTGCCAGTTGTGCAGTGAGCGCTGCGGCACCTCGGTGACGAACCACTGCCAGGCCTGCCGCGCGGCCGGGTCCAGGCCCG is drawn from Mycolicibacterium gilvum and contains these coding sequences:
- the coaA gene encoding type I pantothenate kinase, which gives rise to MARLSEPSPYVEFDRAQWRALRMSTPLKLTEDELVRLRGIGEKIDLLEVEEVYLPLARLIHLQVAARQALFATTADFLGEPQQNPDRPVPFVIGVAGSVAVGKSTTARVLQALLARWEHHPRVDLVTTDGFLYSNSELSRRNLMHRKGFPESYDRRGLMCFVTTVKSGSDVACAPVYSHLLYDIVPGEKQIIEHPDILILEGLNVLQTGPALMVSDLFDFSVYVDARIEDIENWYISRFLKMREGAFADPASHFHHYSTLTDEQAVFAARDIWHSINRPNLIENILPTRPRATLVLRKDSDHSINRLRLRKL